The sequence AATGATACAGATGCAGTGTGAATTGTATATAGAGATCAATATCTCTCACGAGACCCTTGGGCTGTGGCCCAAATTGCATGAGAATTTCAAATACCTCCCAATTTCATTTGATTCTAATCCTCAGTGTGAACCTGTTCAGCGAAAACCAGGTTTAAGTCATGAGTAAGAAAATTCAATCTGCCCTCTTGCCAACTACTTGACATTACACACTTAGAATGGATTCTAAAGCCACTTTTTTCAATCTTGGAAGTGATTTATGACATATTTCTCAATAAAGTAAGCCTGAAAAACAATTCAAAACAAATCATATCATACAGGCCGGTGTTTCAATTCACAACGGCTCCTGGTAGTTATTTCATCCAAAATTTCAGCATCATCGACATCCCCATTGATGCCTTCCAATATATCTGTACCATCAGGATGACGCTCCTGTATTTTTCAGAGAAAGAGAAACCGAATTTATAAGCACTGATGAGAGATTCCAATACTAGAGACAGAAAAATGAGAATTAAAGAATTATACTGATGTAATATTCTGAGAGGTAAGACAATTACACTCAAATTGAAACTCTGGCGATGAGTAAGGGCTTCACTCTCCTCATATTCAGCTGCATCTAATTCACTTAGGTGCTGAAGCTCAAATAGCTTCGGAAGAATGTACTGTCTGATTGATATAAGCAAAAAAAAAGGAAGAGGGAAAAGTATCCCTGCTATTGGTATCCATGTAATACCAAAGCATACCAGTAAGTAAATAAACTGCAACAATGTAAATTTAGCAATAGTCTTGAATGGTACTGTTTCAAGAAATGATGCATGCACATCCTCAAGCACTCTGCGGAAAAAAGAAGTCATTTCAAAGGGTTTAGTTCTTCATAACCACTTATAATGTTTAATGAAAAGCACATAAAATTTCAGTTATAAACAAGTGATAAATTTCATCTTATTTCAGGCAAACCTTTCATGAATAAGCGTGCTAAATCTTAAAACACATAGGAAGAAGCCAAAGGGATGAACAAAAGCAAAGAACAATGAAGTAAAGATGTTTAAGACTCACTTATATCTTCGTGATGGTGCAATGAATAATATAAGGAACCTCTCCCAAAACTGATTACCAGGTAAACTCTCTATTGCCATGTAAGCAAAGTAGCCCCACAGCACTGATGTAGGAATCCTTTTTATAACAGGCATGACACCGACACAAGCACCCACAAGAATGGACTGCATCAAATTGCTCATCCGTTGCTCTTTGACTCTAACTGGAAGCAATTCATCAACATGCTTTTCAGGATCAAAAGCATGCCCATTCATTTCAGTGTCCAAATGTTTGAGCTCTTTCAAGTCTTTCAATGACTGCAGAGTAAAAGAGGCAAATAAGAGGCCTTTCAGTAGACATGAAAAGGAAAACAATCGTTCCATTAAGATTTGTAATACATCTGCCAATATAGATGATAATAACATCAAGTTTCAGTTTGATCGTCATAAAACATTTTGTTATTGACAACAAGATAGCAAATAACATTTGGCCAAAAATAAGCAAATTGTAAAATATCAACTTATGAGTTAAATTCATTTCAGTAATTGTATTTCGATTTACAAAAGTAATCTGCAGAATTTAGAAATAACTTAATATGAGTTTCATTTTTGGGTTGGGAATCTGTGgattcaaaataatttaaaaataacttCTTAATATGAGTTTCATTGTTGGGTTGGGAATCTGTGCATTCAAAATAATTACAGCAATGCGAAAACAAATGCAGTTAATAGAAGCCTTGAAAGGTTGCAAAACGTTCAGACACAGAATATCATCTCTCTTCCTAGCAAAGGTAAGGATAACTAAACATTAACCTTTAAAAGTGATACAAAAAAAGTTCAAATTTAGTTTAACATACTGAGCTTGTCAGTGGCTGGATAttgttcatttctatttgttgaaaCACTTGTTGCATCTTGCCATAAATCTCTGTCAAAGTAGCTTGTTGCTCAATGCTTTTCTTGGCACTTGCTACCAACTTTTTGCGCACTATCTGCAACCAAATATCCCAAGTATTATCTTAAATTCAGAGAAAGCAAATTTGGTATAGGGGGCAAAGCCAAGAATGTATTATGGTTCGAAAGGATGGCAACTAGGCACTATCAGAAACAAGAACTAGCTTATAACTCAGTAAGGAGTGCTTCAAGAATCTCAAAAATGAATTTCTACAGGCACAACAATGAGAAGAAGCACCACAATATAAAATATATGCTAGAGTCTGGTTGTGGCTACCAACAAAATATTTTAGTTGGAGATAGCAAAAGTGGCTCTATGAATCAACAGGTTCACAAAAACAGGGTGACTAAATTAGAGACCTGTCTTTTCAGAGTAGCAAGGCTCTTTGTATGCATTGGAGATTGTGGCAATACACCATTTGATGGAGGAATTCCAACCAATCCACACATTAAGACCTGCAGTTAGCAAACTCAAATCTTTCATATAACATCAAAAGAGTTACTTGCAATATAACTAACAGATACAAAAGAACAAGCAGAGTTTGAGACTTAAGCCAGGAGAAAGGTAAAGCAAAAACCATGATGCCCAATAGAAGTAAATCATAGTGGTAAGCTGAtggatttctcaaattgaactctTTCTGTTGAGCCAGTTGAGCTGCTACACTGTGATCAAAGAAGTAAAGCCCTG is a genomic window of Cryptomeria japonica chromosome 7, Sugi_1.0, whole genome shotgun sequence containing:
- the LOC131078262 gene encoding boron transporter 1 isoform X1, which codes for MEKLSASPFRGIIKDIKGRLPCYRQDWLNGLNAGFRIFAPTTYIFFASALPVIAFGEQLDKATDGTLTAVQTLISTSLCGIIHSLIGGQPLLILGVAEPTVLMYTYMYNFAKDRDDLGQRLFLAWAGWVCMWTALLLFVLAIFNACTIINRFTRVAGELFGMLIAVLFLQEAIKGMVEEFRIPENVNPNLEQFKFPWRFANGLFGIVLSFGLLLTSLKSRRARSFRYGTGLLRSFLADYGVPVMIVLWTAISFSANDSVPVGIPRRLNSPNPWTAGASSNWSVIKDMHKVPPQYILAAFIPAIMIAGLYFFDHSVAAQLAQQKEFNLRNPSAYHYDLLLLGIMVLMCGLVGIPPSNGVLPQSPMHTKSLATLKRQIVRKKLVASAKKSIEQQATLTEIYGKMQQVFQQIEMNNIQPLTSSSLKDLKELKHLDTEMNGHAFDPEKHVDELLPVRVKEQRMSNLMQSILVGACVGVMPVIKRIPTSVLWGYFAYMAIESLPGNQFWERFLILFIAPSRRYKVLEDVHASFLETVPFKTIAKFTLLQFIYLLVCFGITWIPIAGILFPLPFFLLISIRQYILPKLFELQHLSELDAAEYEESEALTHRQSFNLSERHPDGTDILEGINGDVDDAEILDEITTRSRCELKHRPVHTED
- the LOC131078262 gene encoding boron transporter 1 isoform X2, whose product is MYTYMYNFAKDRDDLGQRLFLAWAGWVCMWTALLLFVLAIFNACTIINRFTRVAGELFGMLIAVLFLQEAIKGMVEEFRIPENVNPNLEQFKFPWRFANGLFGIVLSFGLLLTSLKSRRARSFRYGTGLLRSFLADYGVPVMIVLWTAISFSANDSVPVGIPRRLNSPNPWTAGASSNWSVIKDMHKVPPQYILAAFIPAIMIAGLYFFDHSVAAQLAQQKEFNLRNPSAYHYDLLLLGIMVLMCGLVGIPPSNGVLPQSPMHTKSLATLKRQIVRKKLVASAKKSIEQQATLTEIYGKMQQVFQQIEMNNIQPLTSSSLKDLKELKHLDTEMNGHAFDPEKHVDELLPVRVKEQRMSNLMQSILVGACVGVMPVIKRIPTSVLWGYFAYMAIESLPGNQFWERFLILFIAPSRRYKVLEDVHASFLETVPFKTIAKFTLLQFIYLLVCFGITWIPIAGILFPLPFFLLISIRQYILPKLFELQHLSELDAAEYEESEALTHRQSFNLSERHPDGTDILEGINGDVDDAEILDEITTRSRCELKHRPVHTED